One Microbacterium sp. W4I20 DNA window includes the following coding sequences:
- a CDS encoding Pr6Pr family membrane protein, with amino-acid sequence MPESPRNPLLARSAVNLRPVALAYRIIALAVIVTGIVRYSEVLSGAPDWSTLLFYTMLSNLLCLVWMLLLVIRTAVDLRRLGRSGTSTPSPRWSGAVMMAISVTMLIYLVVLVPTRVADGDSDIFSLTDTLIHVVTPCLLIIDWLLFVPKGAFRWTDPLRWTLIPYAYLAFAFAFGAAGGEFTPGQKYPYPFMNVDTLGVGGVAVWLVALSIALIVVGFVYVLVDRALAVLGRRQWSGDLAD; translated from the coding sequence ATGCCAGAATCTCCGCGAAACCCGCTGCTCGCGCGCTCCGCGGTGAACCTCCGTCCCGTGGCGCTGGCCTATCGGATCATCGCGCTGGCCGTGATCGTCACGGGCATCGTGCGGTACTCGGAGGTCCTGTCGGGCGCGCCTGACTGGTCGACCCTGTTGTTCTACACGATGCTCAGCAACCTCCTCTGTCTCGTCTGGATGCTGCTGCTCGTGATCCGCACCGCGGTCGACCTGCGACGTCTCGGCCGCTCCGGCACCTCGACGCCGAGTCCGCGCTGGAGCGGGGCGGTCATGATGGCGATCTCGGTGACGATGCTGATCTACCTGGTCGTCCTGGTGCCGACCAGGGTCGCGGACGGCGACAGCGACATCTTCTCCCTCACCGACACCCTCATCCACGTCGTCACTCCGTGCCTGCTCATCATCGACTGGCTCCTCTTCGTGCCGAAGGGCGCGTTCCGCTGGACCGATCCGCTGAGATGGACGCTCATCCCCTACGCGTACCTGGCGTTCGCCTTCGCGTTCGGCGCGGCAGGCGGGGAATTCACGCCCGGCCAGAAGTATCCGTACCCGTTCATGAACGTCGACACCCTCGGCGTCGGCGGAGTCGCCGTGTGGCTCGTCGCGCTGTCGATCGCGCTGATCGTGGTGGGTTTCGTCTACGTGCTCGTCGACCGGGCGCTCGCGGTGCTCGGTCGGAGACAATGGTCGGGTGACCTGGCCGACTGA
- the manD gene encoding D-mannonate dehydratase ManD, producing MTIELVDVNITSPGRNFVTLKITTADGITGLGDATLNGRELAVAAYLSEHVASMLIGRDEDRIEDTWQYLYRGPYWRRGPVTMAAIAAVDMALWDIKAKKAGMPLYQLLGGASREGVRVYAHASGTDYAALSNAITGYKELGFTAVRVQTGVPGLGQIYGVSAAGPGVRYDYEPAKRSGDRPSEENWDTRNYLNHMPGVFSQIREEFGTDLRILHDGHHRMSPIEAARFAKDIEPYDLFWLEDCTPGEDQSALRLVRQHSTTPLAIGEVFNSVYDYQTLITERLIDYVRSAVTHTGGITAMKKLLDFAAIYGIKSGIHGPTDISPVGMAAALHLDLAIHNFGIQEYMPHNEQTLEVFQTSFTFDQGFLHPGEQPGLGVELDEDAAAGNEYTKAYLPVNRLLDGTIHDW from the coding sequence ATGACCATCGAGCTCGTCGACGTCAACATCACCAGCCCCGGCCGCAACTTCGTGACGCTGAAGATCACGACCGCAGACGGCATCACGGGTCTCGGGGACGCCACTCTGAACGGCCGCGAGCTCGCGGTCGCCGCCTACCTGTCCGAGCATGTCGCCTCGATGCTGATCGGCCGCGACGAGGATCGGATCGAAGACACCTGGCAGTACCTCTACCGCGGACCGTACTGGCGTCGCGGACCGGTCACGATGGCCGCGATCGCCGCGGTCGACATGGCGCTGTGGGACATCAAGGCCAAGAAAGCCGGGATGCCGCTGTACCAGCTGCTCGGCGGCGCGAGCCGCGAGGGCGTGCGGGTGTACGCCCATGCATCCGGCACCGACTACGCCGCGCTGTCGAACGCCATCACGGGGTACAAGGAGCTCGGTTTCACCGCCGTCCGCGTGCAGACCGGGGTGCCCGGCCTCGGCCAGATCTACGGTGTCTCGGCCGCCGGGCCGGGAGTGCGCTACGACTACGAGCCCGCCAAGCGCTCGGGCGACCGGCCCAGCGAGGAGAACTGGGACACCCGGAACTACCTCAACCACATGCCCGGCGTCTTCTCGCAGATCCGCGAGGAGTTCGGCACCGACCTCCGCATCCTGCACGACGGGCACCACCGGATGTCGCCGATCGAAGCCGCCCGCTTCGCGAAGGACATCGAGCCCTACGACCTGTTCTGGCTCGAGGACTGCACGCCCGGCGAGGACCAGAGCGCGCTGCGCCTCGTGCGCCAGCACTCCACGACGCCGCTCGCGATCGGCGAGGTCTTCAACTCGGTCTACGACTACCAGACCCTCATCACCGAGCGGCTGATCGACTACGTGCGCTCGGCCGTCACGCACACCGGTGGCATCACCGCGATGAAGAAGCTCCTCGACTTCGCGGCGATCTACGGCATCAAGTCCGGCATCCACGGCCCGACCGACATCTCGCCCGTCGGGATGGCCGCGGCACTCCACCTGGATCTCGCGATCCACAACTTCGGCATCCAGGAGTACATGCCGCACAACGAGCAGACGCTCGAGGTGTTCCAGACGTCGTTCACGTTCGACCAGGGCTTCCTGCACCCCGGGGAGCAGCCGGGTCTCGGCGTGGAGCTCGACGAGGACGCCGCCGCGGGCAATGAGTACACGAAGGCCTACCTGCCGGTGAACCGCCTGCTCGACGGCACGATCCATGACTGGTGA
- a CDS encoding GNAT family N-acetyltransferase, which produces MPADTLTERLILEPLDDAPPELVEALFRIQSDPATWEHLPGGADADLAETQSLIDGYARSWREQGLGWWAVRLRTPLGQLPAGEVIGLGGVAIRKPEVPAWNLGFRLTPASWGYGFAAELGRAAIDAARVAQPDVPVTARALTRNAASWRTLERTGLSLVWEGAAAADDPLTSGLERRVYSDRALSAELLAQLIALG; this is translated from the coding sequence ATGCCTGCCGACACCCTGACCGAGCGCCTGATCCTCGAGCCACTCGATGACGCCCCGCCGGAGCTGGTCGAGGCGCTGTTCCGCATCCAGTCGGATCCGGCGACCTGGGAGCATCTTCCGGGCGGCGCAGACGCGGATCTCGCCGAGACGCAGAGTCTGATCGACGGCTACGCCCGATCGTGGCGCGAGCAGGGTCTCGGCTGGTGGGCGGTGCGACTGCGGACGCCGCTGGGGCAGCTTCCCGCGGGTGAGGTCATCGGGCTCGGCGGCGTCGCGATCCGAAAGCCCGAGGTGCCGGCGTGGAACCTCGGATTCCGGCTGACTCCGGCATCATGGGGGTACGGATTCGCCGCAGAGCTCGGCCGGGCCGCGATCGACGCGGCGAGGGTGGCGCAGCCGGACGTCCCGGTCACGGCGCGCGCGCTCACCCGCAACGCTGCCTCGTGGCGCACACTCGAGCGCACCGGACTGTCGCTCGTCTGGGAGGGTGCCGCCGCCGCCGATGATCCGCTGACCTCGGGCCTGGAGCGCCGCGTCTACAGCGACCGAGCGCTGAGTGCCGAGTTGCTCGCGCAGCTGATCGCCCTCGGCTGA
- a CDS encoding PadR family transcriptional regulator has product MTKLTRVTEPTLDVLQVLVGSAAPVWGLALAKGAERAPGTVYPILSRLEELGWIIGEWEGESDHSGPRRRYYRLTDEGRIEAAALLAARSRRPIGVPTPRLAFGSAG; this is encoded by the coding sequence ATGACCAAGCTCACCCGCGTCACCGAGCCGACCCTCGACGTACTGCAGGTCCTCGTCGGATCGGCCGCGCCGGTCTGGGGACTCGCACTGGCCAAGGGTGCGGAGCGCGCTCCCGGCACGGTGTATCCGATCCTGTCCCGGCTCGAGGAACTCGGGTGGATCATCGGCGAGTGGGAGGGGGAGTCGGATCATTCCGGTCCGCGCCGTCGCTACTACCGCCTGACGGATGAGGGGCGCATCGAAGCCGCCGCACTGCTCGCTGCCAGGTCGCGACGGCCCATCGGCGTGCCCACACCGCGCCTCGCGTTCGGGAGCGCGGGATGA
- a CDS encoding bifunctional 4-hydroxy-2-oxoglutarate aldolase/2-dehydro-3-deoxy-phosphogluconate aldolase, with protein MTGEAVSRVALPSRTVASRLIVVARAERAEDYEAVLDVLIDAGIRSVELTLTTPGTFDRLPHLLSQYGEVVDLGVGTVTNTTDLARAVDAGARYLVTPITSAAFVEQATDAGVPIVPGGLTPTELFASWSAGASAVKIFPAGQVGTGYLKDLHGPFPDLVAVPSGGVDLAGAAEWLAAGAVAVSVGGPLLGDAFRGGDLLALRDRAEAFVEVCAP; from the coding sequence ATGACTGGTGAGGCGGTGAGCCGCGTCGCGCTGCCTTCGCGGACCGTGGCGTCACGCCTGATCGTCGTGGCCCGCGCCGAGCGCGCGGAAGACTACGAAGCGGTGCTGGACGTGCTGATCGATGCCGGCATCCGCAGTGTCGAGCTCACGCTCACCACTCCGGGGACGTTCGACCGACTGCCGCACCTGCTGTCCCAGTACGGCGAGGTCGTCGATCTCGGGGTCGGCACCGTGACGAACACGACTGATCTCGCGCGTGCCGTCGATGCGGGCGCCCGCTACCTCGTGACGCCGATCACCTCGGCGGCATTCGTCGAGCAGGCGACGGATGCCGGTGTGCCCATCGTTCCCGGCGGCCTCACGCCGACCGAGCTGTTCGCGTCGTGGTCGGCGGGTGCGTCGGCGGTCAAGATCTTCCCGGCCGGGCAGGTGGGCACGGGTTACCTCAAGGATCTGCACGGACCCTTCCCCGATCTGGTGGCTGTTCCCTCGGGCGGAGTCGACCTGGCGGGAGCTGCGGAATGGCTCGCGGCCGGCGCGGTCGCGGTGAGCGTCGGCGGGCCCCTGCTCGGCGATGCCTTCCGCGGCGGCGACCTCCTGGCGCTCCGCGATCGCGCGGAGGCCTTCGTCGAGGTCTGCGCGCCGTGA
- a CDS encoding aldo/keto reductase, with amino-acid sequence MLETTDNVRLGNSGLRISPVVLGCMSFGAPDRGTHRWSLDEETSRPLIRQALEAGITTFDTADVYSDGTSEEFVGRALADFAQRDQVVIATKVHGRMGPGANQAGLSRAHILSGIDASLRRLGTDYVDLYQIHRWDPETPVEETMEALHDIVRSGKARYIGASSMWTWQFAKAQHVAVQNGWTPFVSMQDQYNLLQREEEREMHPFCLDSGVGVLPWSPLARGRVTRDWDETTARTATDEFGATLYRREEDSNREIVEAVARVAAERGVSRAQIALAWVAQQSAVTAPIVGATKAEHIEDAVAAVGIRLDDLELKQLESAYTPREAEGF; translated from the coding sequence ATGCTGGAGACGACAGACAACGTACGGCTGGGGAACTCCGGCCTCCGGATCTCGCCCGTGGTCCTCGGCTGCATGAGCTTCGGCGCGCCCGACCGCGGCACGCACCGCTGGTCGCTCGACGAGGAGACCAGCAGGCCGCTCATCCGCCAGGCCCTCGAAGCCGGCATCACCACGTTCGACACCGCCGACGTGTACTCCGACGGCACGAGCGAGGAGTTCGTCGGGCGCGCGCTCGCCGACTTCGCGCAGCGCGACCAGGTCGTCATCGCCACGAAGGTCCACGGCCGCATGGGTCCCGGCGCGAATCAGGCCGGTCTCAGCCGTGCGCACATCCTCTCCGGGATCGACGCCAGCCTGCGCCGCCTGGGCACCGACTACGTCGACCTGTACCAGATCCACCGCTGGGACCCGGAGACGCCGGTCGAGGAGACGATGGAAGCCCTCCACGACATCGTCCGCTCGGGCAAGGCCCGCTACATCGGAGCCTCGTCGATGTGGACGTGGCAGTTCGCGAAGGCGCAGCATGTTGCCGTGCAGAACGGATGGACACCGTTCGTCTCGATGCAGGATCAATACAACCTGCTGCAGCGCGAGGAGGAGCGTGAGATGCATCCGTTCTGCCTCGACTCCGGAGTCGGAGTGCTGCCGTGGTCACCGCTCGCGCGCGGACGCGTGACCCGCGACTGGGACGAGACCACCGCGCGCACCGCGACCGACGAGTTCGGCGCGACCCTGTACCGTCGCGAGGAGGACTCCAACCGCGAGATCGTCGAGGCCGTCGCCCGCGTCGCCGCCGAACGCGGAGTCTCGCGCGCGCAGATCGCGCTCGCCTGGGTCGCACAGCAGTCGGCCGTCACCGCACCGATCGTCGGCGCCACGAAGGCGGAGCACATCGAGGATGCGGTCGCCGCCGTCGGCATCCGTCTCGATGATCTCGAGCTGAAGCAGCTCGAGAGCGCGTACACGCCCCGGGAGGCGGAGGGGTTCTGA
- a CDS encoding MFS transporter, translating to MSESQTTAQTVDDPAAKRSVRDLVRAAVSGWLGTALEFMDYQLYSLAAALVFADLFFSNENPAIAVVAAMATYGVGYVARPVGAFFFARLGDKTGRTKVLFYTILLMGLATTLIGFLPTYNQVGILAPILLVLLRIAQGFGAGAEISGAGVMLAEYAPAKRRGIIASLVALGTNCGTLLASGIWAILLVAYSEQEVIDWAWRIPFIGSAVIMLFAIWVRFNLKETPVFEERDDVVDGKALSKQEAFELATETGDVRTLEAMERKPWKAFSIALLLRFGQAGNSGMIQTYLISYITVVLLLDRSIGVNAVIVSSLVAFITVPLSGWLGDRFGRKRMYMIWAVVALIVIIPTMLMISSGVTLQVFIGYVVLHNLAVMSFASLENLTLPELFGSRNRYTFTAMAREIAAIVATGAGPVIAAAWVSAVTGSFIPIIIMLFIFTLSALIASIWMPEVAGRDLTDPRDAI from the coding sequence ATGTCCGAATCACAGACGACGGCTCAGACCGTCGACGACCCCGCCGCGAAGAGGTCGGTCCGCGACCTCGTGCGCGCCGCCGTCTCCGGATGGCTCGGCACCGCCCTCGAGTTCATGGACTACCAGCTCTACTCGCTGGCCGCCGCACTCGTCTTCGCCGATCTGTTCTTCTCCAACGAGAACCCCGCGATCGCCGTGGTCGCCGCCATGGCCACGTACGGCGTCGGCTACGTCGCCCGCCCGGTCGGCGCGTTCTTCTTCGCGCGGCTCGGTGACAAGACCGGCCGCACGAAGGTGCTGTTCTACACGATCCTCCTGATGGGGCTCGCGACCACGCTGATCGGGTTCCTGCCGACGTACAACCAGGTGGGCATCCTCGCGCCGATCCTGCTCGTCCTGCTGCGCATCGCACAGGGCTTCGGTGCGGGTGCCGAGATCTCGGGCGCCGGCGTCATGCTCGCCGAGTATGCACCGGCGAAGCGTCGTGGCATCATCGCCTCGCTCGTCGCCCTCGGCACCAACTGCGGCACGCTGCTCGCCTCGGGCATCTGGGCGATCCTCCTCGTCGCGTACAGCGAGCAGGAGGTCATCGACTGGGCATGGCGCATCCCGTTCATCGGCAGCGCGGTCATCATGCTCTTCGCGATCTGGGTGCGCTTCAACCTCAAGGAGACCCCGGTCTTCGAGGAGCGCGACGACGTCGTCGACGGCAAGGCGCTCTCCAAGCAGGAGGCCTTCGAGCTCGCCACCGAGACCGGCGACGTCCGCACCCTCGAGGCCATGGAGCGCAAGCCCTGGAAGGCGTTCTCGATCGCCCTGCTGCTGCGCTTCGGCCAGGCCGGCAACTCCGGCATGATCCAGACGTACCTCATCAGCTACATCACCGTCGTGCTGCTGCTCGACCGCTCGATCGGCGTCAACGCCGTGATCGTCTCGTCGCTCGTCGCCTTCATCACGGTGCCGCTCTCGGGCTGGCTGGGTGACCGGTTCGGCCGTAAGCGCATGTACATGATCTGGGCGGTCGTCGCCCTCATCGTCATCATCCCGACGATGCTCATGATCAGCAGCGGCGTCACGCTCCAGGTGTTCATCGGCTACGTCGTGCTGCACAACCTCGCCGTGATGAGCTTCGCATCGCTGGAGAACCTGACGCTCCCGGAGCTGTTCGGCTCGCGCAACCGCTACACGTTCACGGCCATGGCCCGCGAGATCGCCGCCATCGTCGCGACGGGTGCCGGCCCGGTCATCGCCGCCGCGTGGGTCTCGGCCGTCACGGGCTCGTTCATCCCGATCATCATCATGCTCTTCATCTTCACGCTGAGCGCACTCATCGCATCGATCTGGATGCCGGAGGTCGCCGGCCGCGACCTCACGGACCCGCGCGACGCGATCTGA
- a CDS encoding sugar kinase translates to MTVPSVVTLGETMALVRTTEIGSLRHAHGLAMGIGGAESNVAIGLSRLGVPASWLGRVGDDSMGERVVREIRAEGVDVRATTDADAATGLMVKERPSAASTAVHYYRAGSAGSRLSAADLPEGWVEGAALLHVTGITPLLSESARAAVHAAIDRAVNAGAAVSFDINYRSALAPATVAGPVLREIAERADIVFGGEEEFAILYPDAAPAEAARRLRDAGCATTVLKRGPEGASVFIGDAVTAASGFRIDPVDTVGAGDAFVAGYLSGLLAGLDLDATLHRANACGAMACLVPGDWEAAPTLRDLERFLDGGADPVRR, encoded by the coding sequence GTGACCGTACCGTCCGTCGTCACGCTCGGCGAGACCATGGCGCTCGTGCGGACCACCGAGATCGGTTCGCTCCGCCACGCGCACGGGCTCGCCATGGGCATCGGCGGTGCGGAGAGCAACGTCGCGATCGGTCTCTCCCGTCTCGGCGTCCCGGCTTCATGGCTCGGTCGCGTGGGCGACGACTCGATGGGCGAGCGCGTGGTGCGCGAGATCCGCGCGGAGGGCGTGGATGTGCGGGCGACGACGGATGCGGATGCCGCGACCGGCCTCATGGTGAAGGAGCGCCCCTCGGCGGCATCCACTGCGGTTCATTACTACCGGGCGGGATCGGCCGGGTCTCGGCTCAGCGCTGCGGATCTCCCCGAGGGCTGGGTCGAGGGCGCAGCGCTGCTGCACGTCACCGGCATCACTCCACTGCTGTCGGAGTCGGCGCGCGCGGCGGTGCACGCCGCGATCGACCGGGCTGTCAATGCCGGCGCGGCGGTCAGCTTCGACATCAACTACCGGTCGGCGCTCGCACCGGCGACCGTCGCCGGCCCCGTACTGCGCGAGATCGCCGAGCGCGCCGACATCGTGTTCGGCGGCGAGGAGGAGTTCGCGATCCTGTATCCGGATGCTGCGCCTGCTGAGGCCGCGCGCCGTCTACGCGACGCGGGCTGCGCGACGACCGTCCTCAAGCGCGGACCCGAGGGCGCCTCGGTCTTCATCGGGGACGCCGTGACGGCAGCATCCGGCTTTCGGATCGACCCGGTCGACACCGTCGGCGCGGGAGATGCCTTCGTCGCCGGGTACTTGAGCGGTCTGCTCGCGGGACTCGACCTCGATGCGACGCTGCACCGCGCGAACGCCTGCGGGGCGATGGCGTGTCTGGTGCCGGGCGACTGGGAGGCCGCGCCCACGCTGCGCGACCTCGAACGCTTCCTCGACGGCGGCGCAGACCCGGTGCGACGCTGA
- a CDS encoding mannitol dehydrogenase family protein — protein sequence MTIIADHSRPERAGILHLGLGSFHRAHQAVYTAAAHAASGGDWGIVGVASRSRTIVDAMHAQDLLYSVATIAPDSTSLSVPGVHTDAFVGAEQPERVVAQIADGGIRIVTLTVTENGYSYSAATQQLDLDDAVVRADLSGGAPRSTIGQLARGLQARASAGGAPIAILSCDNLSDNGAHTEKLVREFLQTLPGNEGADTLAYLDRAVTFPSSMVDRIVPATTPELRNRVSELLGTRDEIPVPAEPFTMWAIEDRFAGGRPAWEAGGAVFTDEVGRYEQMKVRLLNGTHSLIAYLGALRGVGTIPEAIGLDDIARAALSVLREEYEPSIEVPSGVDIRDYESQLFERWGNSALGHRTSQVGTDGSVKLRQRIPEPALQALGRGEMPHLIALSVAGYLSCIAPLAGFDPGAHAAAMTDAARERLAGLAATARHGRDLAHRVIAELQLFGDGLAGQDAFIGRVGELIDTIQRQGVGSAIADAVAASQSTSTSFTRTSFTSAEEMQP from the coding sequence ATGACGATCATCGCCGATCACTCCCGGCCCGAGCGCGCAGGCATCCTGCACCTCGGTCTCGGCAGCTTCCACCGGGCGCACCAGGCCGTCTACACCGCCGCCGCCCACGCAGCATCCGGCGGCGACTGGGGCATCGTCGGAGTGGCGTCCCGCTCCCGCACGATCGTCGACGCGATGCACGCGCAGGATCTCCTCTACTCCGTCGCCACCATCGCCCCCGACAGCACCTCGCTGAGCGTGCCCGGCGTGCACACCGACGCCTTCGTCGGTGCGGAGCAGCCCGAGCGCGTCGTGGCGCAGATCGCCGACGGCGGCATCCGCATCGTCACCCTCACCGTCACGGAGAACGGCTACAGCTACTCCGCGGCCACCCAGCAGCTCGACCTCGACGACGCCGTGGTGCGCGCCGACCTGAGCGGCGGCGCTCCCCGCTCGACGATCGGCCAGCTCGCCCGTGGCCTGCAGGCTCGAGCCTCGGCCGGCGGAGCACCGATCGCGATCCTCAGCTGCGACAATCTCTCCGACAACGGCGCACACACCGAGAAGCTCGTCCGCGAGTTCCTGCAGACGCTCCCCGGCAACGAGGGCGCCGACACACTCGCGTACCTCGACCGCGCGGTCACCTTCCCCTCGAGCATGGTCGACCGCATCGTGCCGGCGACCACGCCCGAGCTGCGGAACCGTGTGAGCGAGCTGCTCGGCACGAGGGACGAGATCCCCGTGCCCGCGGAGCCCTTCACCATGTGGGCCATCGAAGACCGATTCGCCGGCGGACGCCCCGCCTGGGAAGCCGGCGGCGCCGTGTTCACCGATGAGGTCGGCCGCTACGAGCAGATGAAGGTGCGGCTGCTCAACGGCACGCACTCGCTGATCGCCTACCTCGGCGCGCTCCGCGGGGTCGGCACCATCCCCGAGGCGATCGGACTCGACGACATCGCCCGCGCCGCTCTCTCGGTTCTCCGCGAAGAGTACGAGCCGTCGATCGAGGTTCCCTCCGGCGTCGACATCCGCGACTACGAGAGCCAGCTCTTCGAGCGCTGGGGCAACAGCGCCCTCGGCCACCGCACCAGCCAGGTCGGCACCGACGGCTCGGTCAAGCTCCGCCAGCGCATTCCCGAACCCGCGCTGCAGGCGCTCGGCCGCGGCGAGATGCCGCACCTGATCGCCCTCTCCGTCGCCGGCTACCTGTCGTGCATCGCCCCGCTCGCCGGCTTCGACCCCGGCGCGCATGCGGCGGCCATGACGGATGCTGCGCGCGAGCGCCTCGCCGGCCTCGCCGCCACCGCGCGCCACGGCCGCGACCTCGCCCACCGCGTCATCGCCGAGCTCCAGCTCTTCGGCGACGGACTGGCCGGGCAGGACGCGTTCATCGGGCGCGTCGGCGAGCTGATCGATACGATCCAGCGGCAGGGCGTCGGCTCGGCGATCGCGGATGCGGTCGCCGCGTCCCAGAGCACCAGCACGTCATTCACCCGCACGTCATTCACCAGCGCAGAGGAGATGCAGCCATGA
- a CDS encoding L-idonate 5-dehydrogenase produces MKALAIHGKEDIRWEDREVPAPGDGEVRLRVNYVGICGSDLHYYFHGANGEYTIREPLTPGHELSGVVDLDPSGRLAPGTPVTVHPARYGPSVAGLEERPHLRPGGDYFGSAAANPHRQGGASEYLLVEEGMIRVLPENLPLERAALAEPLAVAIHAVNLAEGVAGKRVLVIGSGPIGLLVVAAAVHAGASVVGASDLRPEPLERAKSLGATEAFLVGQDTIDDESYDVVFECSGVGVSLTQAVRAARRAGSIVQVGMLPNAEIGVNLAPMLAKELTIRGAFRFSTEIDDAVSMLAESDALDSVVSHVIPASDAVQAFELARDSSASAKVLLSL; encoded by the coding sequence ATGAAGGCTCTCGCGATCCACGGCAAGGAAGACATCCGCTGGGAGGACCGTGAGGTCCCCGCTCCCGGCGACGGCGAGGTGCGCCTGCGGGTGAACTACGTCGGCATCTGCGGGTCCGACCTGCACTACTACTTCCACGGGGCGAACGGCGAGTACACGATCCGCGAGCCGCTGACCCCCGGGCACGAGCTGTCCGGCGTGGTCGACCTCGACCCGTCCGGGCGACTGGCCCCCGGCACCCCGGTCACCGTGCACCCCGCGCGCTACGGCCCGAGCGTCGCCGGACTCGAGGAGCGCCCGCACCTGCGTCCCGGCGGCGACTACTTCGGCAGCGCCGCCGCGAACCCGCACCGTCAGGGCGGAGCATCCGAGTACCTGTTGGTCGAAGAGGGCATGATCCGCGTGCTTCCCGAGAACCTGCCGCTCGAGCGGGCCGCGCTCGCCGAACCGCTCGCCGTCGCCATCCACGCCGTGAACCTGGCGGAGGGCGTTGCCGGCAAGCGGGTGCTGGTGATCGGCTCCGGACCCATCGGCCTGCTGGTCGTGGCCGCGGCCGTGCACGCCGGAGCATCCGTCGTCGGAGCGAGCGACCTCCGCCCCGAGCCCCTCGAGCGCGCGAAGTCGCTCGGCGCGACCGAAGCCTTCCTCGTCGGCCAGGACACGATCGACGACGAGTCGTACGACGTCGTGTTCGAGTGCTCCGGCGTGGGGGTCTCGCTCACCCAGGCCGTCCGCGCCGCCCGCCGCGCCGGTTCCATCGTGCAGGTCGGCATGCTCCCGAACGCCGAGATCGGCGTGAACCTCGCGCCGATGCTCGCCAAGGAGCTCACGATCCGCGGGGCCTTCCGCTTCTCCACCGAGATCGACGACGCGGTCAGCATGCTGGCCGAGTCCGACGCGCTCGATTCCGTCGTCTCACACGTCATCCCGGCATCCGACGCCGTCCAGGCCTTCGAGCTCGCTCGCGACTCGTCCGCCTCGGCGAAGGTCCTGCTGTCCCTCTAG
- a CDS encoding siderophore-interacting protein produces MTHAQPRRAAEQAVLTVQQVEQVSPDLIRITAGGDGYDAFRDNDSTDKYVKILFADPRHGLTPPYDLALLREQSPEKLPTPRTYTIRSADPAQRRLVIDFVVHGDEGIAGPWALGARPGDTLVVSGAGGGYQPDPAAPWHLLVGDHTALPAISSAIERMDAAAVGHVLLSIADDADRILPELPAGVSIRWTETDEELLAALAALPWGDGHPQVFAHGERGTIKAVRALLKERDVPRESLSISAYWARGRAEDQFQAEKREPIGQIE; encoded by the coding sequence ATGACGCACGCACAGCCGCGCAGGGCAGCCGAACAGGCGGTCCTCACCGTGCAGCAGGTGGAACAGGTCAGCCCCGACCTGATCCGGATCACGGCGGGTGGTGACGGGTATGACGCGTTCCGAGACAACGACTCCACCGACAAGTACGTCAAGATCCTGTTCGCCGACCCGCGACACGGTCTGACCCCGCCGTACGATCTGGCGCTGCTGCGCGAGCAGAGCCCGGAAAAGCTGCCGACGCCCCGCACCTACACGATCCGCTCGGCCGATCCGGCGCAGCGGCGTCTCGTGATCGACTTCGTCGTGCATGGCGACGAGGGCATCGCCGGCCCGTGGGCTCTCGGTGCACGACCGGGCGACACCCTCGTGGTCAGCGGTGCCGGTGGCGGCTATCAGCCTGACCCGGCGGCGCCCTGGCACCTCCTCGTCGGCGACCACACGGCGCTGCCGGCCATCTCCTCCGCCATCGAGCGGATGGATGCCGCCGCTGTCGGCCACGTGCTGCTCTCGATCGCCGACGACGCGGACCGCATCCTCCCCGAGCTGCCGGCGGGAGTCAGCATCCGCTGGACGGAGACCGATGAGGAGCTCCTCGCCGCGCTCGCTGCACTGCCCTGGGGTGACGGGCATCCGCAGGTCTTCGCGCACGGAGAGCGCGGAACGATCAAGGCCGTGCGGGCGCTCCTGAAAGAGCGCGATGTGCCGCGGGAGTCCCTGTCGATCTCGGCGTACTGGGCGCGTGGCCGCGCCGAGGACCAGTTCCAGGCGGAGAAGCGCGAACCGATCGGGCAGATCGAGTAG